Proteins from a genomic interval of Sinobacterium caligoides:
- a CDS encoding ShlB/FhaC/HecB family hemolysin secretion/activation protein, producing the protein MAQAAQVNNAIRGAIDNSSPELDGSKLEKQFQARSEGSEAPSNEVRIPASDDRDDLPKILVEKFEFDRIPEFPESGITKSAVKSIVENKRRSLMKVDEVFASGYTRAELEELAATLERVKARESKGLDESALRQLTDVIKQQNAARGLSYYDIEDVAALVTQFYRSNGLFLAKAYIPAQDVQNGVVKLGIMEGVLGELSVTGNQSYSEERLKQPLIDQVGLLVNDKDIEEAFYLLNDYPGLSIYGGFEAGSRPSETKLNINVREEQKWQLAIRADNHGSTFTGDNRLYAVADLYNLTGNGDELSIGYLKSFSPLNSDLGQIHYSYPVFDARTRINVGADYNEFTVENENSDRYDITGKNSLYQLGISRKMLRTRAKNFTLSANLTDKKTELESEIDLLTNAGDHTVGADLGFSFDVMGNTFPMLNMIDLSVQYGKITNDVPVTRDDEFYKFRMATNSLFFLPIPFSDLKSRLIVRSFGQYSESSLPAYEQSSLGGGAAVRAFTVSDFSADSSAYIATEWYPDIPDLINFSVYGDKQLKDLFEFGIFLEGAYGSQNVYAVDTADDWAKMSGYGMLLKFHAGESFNSQISIARPLSIESSVEGVGLDQKSIRTFVDFTFYFK; encoded by the coding sequence TTGGCTCAAGCAGCACAAGTCAATAATGCGATAAGAGGAGCTATTGATAACAGTTCACCCGAGCTTGATGGGAGTAAACTCGAAAAACAATTCCAGGCAAGGAGTGAAGGCAGTGAAGCGCCATCAAACGAGGTAAGAATACCAGCTTCAGATGACAGGGATGATCTACCTAAAATACTTGTCGAGAAATTTGAGTTTGATCGTATACCTGAATTCCCTGAGTCAGGAATAACAAAATCCGCGGTAAAATCTATAGTTGAAAATAAGCGACGGTCGTTGATGAAGGTTGACGAAGTGTTCGCTAGTGGATATACACGTGCTGAACTTGAAGAACTGGCTGCGACTCTAGAGCGGGTAAAAGCAAGGGAATCAAAAGGGCTAGATGAAAGTGCCTTAAGGCAGTTGACTGATGTCATTAAGCAACAAAATGCAGCACGGGGCTTATCTTATTATGACATTGAGGATGTTGCCGCTTTAGTCACACAATTTTATAGAAGTAACGGCTTGTTTTTAGCAAAGGCCTATATCCCCGCTCAAGATGTGCAAAATGGTGTTGTAAAGCTAGGAATCATGGAAGGTGTACTTGGTGAGTTGAGTGTCACTGGGAACCAGTCATACTCAGAGGAAAGGCTAAAGCAACCCTTAATTGATCAGGTTGGGTTGTTGGTAAATGATAAGGATATTGAAGAAGCTTTTTATCTATTAAATGATTATCCCGGGCTAAGCATTTATGGTGGTTTTGAAGCGGGTAGCCGTCCAAGCGAAACAAAGCTAAATATCAATGTCAGAGAAGAGCAAAAGTGGCAGCTGGCAATAAGAGCAGATAATCATGGATCAACCTTTACAGGCGATAACCGACTCTATGCTGTAGCTGACCTATATAACCTGACAGGAAATGGTGATGAGCTGTCAATCGGTTACTTGAAGTCATTTAGCCCTCTGAATTCAGACCTAGGTCAAATTCACTACAGCTACCCTGTGTTTGATGCACGCACGAGAATAAATGTCGGAGCTGACTATAACGAATTTACCGTAGAGAACGAGAACAGTGATCGATATGACATTACGGGGAAAAATAGTCTGTATCAGTTAGGTATAAGCAGGAAAATGCTTAGAACACGAGCAAAAAACTTTACGCTGTCTGCGAATCTTACAGACAAAAAGACAGAGCTAGAGTCAGAAATTGATTTGCTGACCAATGCTGGCGACCACACTGTTGGTGCTGATTTAGGGTTTAGCTTTGATGTGATGGGTAACACCTTTCCTATGCTTAACATGATAGACCTAAGCGTACAGTACGGTAAGATAACAAATGATGTTCCTGTTACTCGTGATGATGAATTCTATAAGTTCCGGATGGCGACCAACTCGCTGTTCTTTTTACCTATTCCATTTAGTGACCTAAAGTCACGGTTAATCGTTCGCAGCTTCGGTCAATACAGTGAAAGCTCGCTGCCAGCATACGAGCAAAGCTCACTGGGCGGTGGCGCTGCTGTCCGCGCATTTACTGTTAGTGATTTTTCTGCTGATAGCTCAGCATATATCGCAACAGAGTGGTACCCGGATATCCCAGATCTAATAAACTTCAGCGTCTATGGCGATAAACAGCTCAAGGATTTATTTGAATTTGGCATATTTCTAGAGGGTGCTTATGGTAGTCAAAATGTCTATGCAGTAGATACGGCA